A single Camelus bactrianus isolate YW-2024 breed Bactrian camel chromosome 1, ASM4877302v1, whole genome shotgun sequence DNA region contains:
- the TNFSF10 gene encoding tumor necrosis factor ligand superfamily member 10, with product MASVQAPGGASPGQTCVLMLIFTVLLQSLCVAITYVYFTNELKQIQDKYSKSGIGCFLKEDDSSWDPSDEESMINPCWQVKWQLRQFIRKMILRTYEETIPTIPEKQQNIPHLEREKGPQRVAAHITGTNRRRSTFSAISSKNEKALGQKINSWESSRKGHSFLNNLHLRNGELVIHQTGFYYIYSQTYFRFQEPEEILGTAATEENRKKNKQMVQYIYKCTSYPDPILLMKSARNSCWSKDSEYGLYSIYQGGIFELKENDRIFVSVTNEQLIDMDQEASFFGAFLIG from the exons ATGGCCTCGGTGCAGGCTCCGGGGGGCGCCAGTCCCGGGCAGACCTGCGTGCTGATGCTGATCTTCACCGTGCTCCTGCAGTCCCTCTGTGTGGCCATAACCTACGTGTACTTCACCAACGAGCTGAAGCAG ATACAGGACAAGTACTCCAAAAGTGGCATAGGTTGCTTCTTAAAAGAAGATGACAGTTCTTGGGACCCCAGTGATGAAGAGAGTATGATCAACCCCTGCTGGCAAGTCAAATGGCAGCTCCGTCAGTTTATTAGAAAG atgattttGAGAACCTATGAGGAAACCATTCCTACAATTCCAG aaaagcaacagaacatTCCTCacttagaaagagaaaaaggtcCTCAGAGGGTAGCTGCTCACATAACCGGGACAAATCGGAGAAGAAGCACATTCTCAGCAATAA GCTCCAAGAATGAAAAAGCTTTGGGccaaaaaataaactcatggGAGTCATCAAGAAAAGGACATTCATTCTTGAATAATCTGCACCTGAGGAATGGAGAGCTGGTTATCCATCAAACAGGGTTTTATTACATCTATTCCCAAACATACTTTCGATTTCAAGAACCTGAAGAAATTTTGGGAACCGCTGCAACAGaggagaacagaaagaaaaacaaacaaatggtaCAATATATTTACAAATGCACAAGCTATCCTGACCCTATACTGCTGATGAAGAGTGCTAGAAATAGCTGTTGGTCTAAAGATTCGGAATATGGGCTCTATTCTATCTATCAAGGTGGAATATTTGAGCTCAAGGAAAATGACCGAATTTTTGTGTCTGTAACTAATGAGCAATTGATTGACATGGACCAAGAAGCCAGTTTTTTTGGGGCCTTTTTAATTGGCTAA